Part of the Gymnogyps californianus isolate 813 chromosome 26, ASM1813914v2, whole genome shotgun sequence genome, TTAGCCCATGGTGTCCTCAggttcaccttttcctccagaagactCCACCTTGGACGGTCACTCCTTTTATGAGGTGCCACTCACTGACCACCCACACTCACATACTGTCCCTGGAGATCCCCTGAGCAACCCTGGCagctcccaattcctctccagGACGGCATCTTccatcagccccactgcaggtggGACAGTGCCCGGCAGATAAATCAAAGAGCAGTTGCTGTCTGCATGGACATGTGCAACCAAGAAGGGAGGTCTTTGCCCAGCCCTTGGTCCCTAACAGATCCCCCTGGGACTTGGAGCTTGTCCCCCTGAATCCGTGGAGAAccccagaagagcaaaagaccttttgagggagcagctccttgggtgTATTCCTGACCTGTGGCTTTGGAAGAGGCCTCCAGccttctggccctgccctgaAGAGCCCCTTTGGTTATGGGGATGCTTGCAtggaggccagctctgacacagtggtTCCCAttgcccgctcctgcctgcagccacagggatgccacTGTGGACACAACAGGACTGTCAGAAGTTACACAAGAGCCTAGGGGTAACACAAATGCAAGGGTACGGCGGGAGAGTGTGGAAGTGAGGcgagagcagcactgaaaaggccacgtcctgctgctgtccttggccatggctccagggaagctgctgccccaactcacaggcagcagagaggcagtgcCCGCCGAGGCGGAGAGGGGCAGCCCCGAGGGCCACTGGGGCTGCTCGTCCATGGGGCAGCTGGGCCCTTGGCTCCTGaatcccttctgcctgctggggctgggccccAAGCTCCAGAGGAGatcaaagagatgagaggagagGCAAATGATTACGTTCTGGCTCCTTTCTCTACGCAAAGAGCCTGGTTCCTGATGTACCAGACAGACCTGGTttaccagacagaaaaaaaaggttctaaGCTTAAGAAGAAGTTGTATGAACAATATATAATGACAATGAATATTCTCACAGgtttaacaaacaaatacaaaagaaagagaagaacaaaagatagGCTGGGATTTTCCTGAATTGCTGGGAGTTAGAGGAGGATGGTGGGCACCTTATTAAAGCTGGAATAATGTGTATTCCTGTACTTTCCTCAGGGCATCCTTGATCTcctgttcctcatgctgtagatgagggggttcactgctggaggcaccaccgagtacagaaatgacaccaccaggtccagggatggggaggagatggaaggtGCCTTCAGGTAGGCGAACATGCCAGTGCTGAGGaacagggagaccacggccaggtgagggaggcacgtggaaaaggctttgtgctgtccctgctccgaggggatcctcagcacagccctgaagatctgcacataggacagcacaatgaaaacaaaacatgccaaagaaaaacagacactaACCACGAGAAGTCCAACTTCCCTGAGGTAggagtgtgagcaggagagcttgaggatctgggggatttcacagaagaactggttaagggcattgccttggcagagtggtagtgaaaatgtattggcagtgtgcagcagagcacggagaaacccactgccccaggcagctgttgccatgtggacacaagctctgctgcccaggagggtcccatagtgcaggggtttgcagatgggaATGTAGCGGTTGTAGgccatgacagtgagaagataaaactctgctgacatcaaaaagacaaagagaaagacctgtgcagcacatcccaagtaggagatggccctggtgtcccagagggaattggccctggctttggggagagtggtggagatggagcccaggtcaaggagggagagattgaggaggaagaagtacatgggggtgtggaggtggtggtcgcaggctatggcggtgatgatgaggtcgtttcccaggagggcagccaggtagatgcccaggaagagccagaagtgcaagagctgcagctcccacatGTCTGCAAACGCCAGGAGGAGGAATTCGGTTGTGGAGCTGCCGTTGGACATTTGCTTCCTCTGGGCATGGGGACCtgtccaaggaggaaaaggcagtgaaGGGTTAGGActgacttctctgagcaaaacttACTCCATTTCTCACAcaaccacccccaccccccccagcctctgtccttccagagagaccttcctgcagctccctggctggagctctgctttttggtgGCTGAGGGTGCAATGGGGAGCAAGGGATCCTGCTGTGGGCTCTGGAGGAGTCACTCCTGCTGTGCAccaacaggcagagaggaacccGGAGCGATCTCTGTTTAAATCCCCTCATGaaatcaaagagatttcagCATTGCCCCTCCCAATTCACccgcctgcagagcagagctgtgggggtTTGGTTGTCTGGCTTTTGCTCCTGTTGCCCTGTCCTACTGGAGGAGTGCTTTTTGAAGGCAGACAGCCTTGGCATTTCTGCTACGCTACGAGTGCTACACTGAGAGTCCTGGGATGCAAACGGGCAGACCCTTAGTGCAGAGTGAGGAGAGTCAGCCTGTCCATCAGACTTTttgtcagctgccctgggcttgcACCTCTTCCATCTGGAGGAGGATCACACCCAGCTGTTCCCTTGAAAGGAAATTGgatactgctgagagcagaggaatccagttcaaacctcccctccccaggaaaGATCTAGGAGCTTTTTGATTCCTTGAAGCTGGGGTTTCTGGCAAAAAGAGTCAGCTTTATCCCCACCCCATGGACAGACAGCATTGCCCAGAGAGCCACAGGCTAGAAGGGGGCTTGGGCGTCTTGCTCCCATGGACACATCTTCATGGCAGGAGCTGcacgtctacacatctttcaaatatctccagggatggtgactcaaccacttccctgggcagcctgttccaatgcttaataaccctttcggtgaagaaatttttcctaatatccaatctaaagcTCCCCTGGTGCaccttgaggccatttcctcttgtcctattggTTGCTGCTTGGtagaagagaccgacccccacctcgctacaacctcctttcaggtagttgtagagagcgatagggtctccctcagcctccttttctccagactagacaaccccagctccctcagccgtTCCTCACAGGACTGTTTTCTAGACCCTTCGCCatcttcattgcccttctttggacatgctccggcacctcaatgtctttcttgtagtgagcaacccaaaactgaacacagtattcgaggtgcggcctcaccagtgccgagtacaggcGGACagtcacttccctagtcctgctggccacactatttctgatacaagccaggatgctattggtcttcttggccacctgggcacactgctggctcatcttcagctggctgtcaaccaacagccccaggtccttttctgccgggcagctttccagccactcttccccaagcctttagtgttgcatggggtgttgtgacccatgtgcaggacctggTACTTAGCCtggttgaatctcatacaattggcctcggccctcgatccagcctgcccagatccctctgcagagcctttctagcctcaagcagatcaacactcccgcccagcttagtgtcatctgcaaacttactgagggtgcactcgatccctTGTCCacatcattaataaagatattaaacagaactggccccaatactgagccctggggaacacctcTTGTGACCAGCCGCCAACACTGGATTGAACTCCTTTCACCACAACTCTTAGGGCCcgccagccagccagttttttacccagtgaagagtgcacccgtccaagccatgagcagccagtttctccaggagaatgctgtgggaaacaatgtcaaaggctttactaaagtctaggtagacaacatccacggcctttccctcatccactaagcgggtcaccttgtcaaaGAAGGAggtcaggttagtcaagcaggacctgcctttcataaagccatgctgactgggcctgattgCCTCGTTGTCCTGTACGTGtcatgtgatggcactcaaggtgatctgctccataaccttccctggcaccaagATCAGACTGagaggcctgtagttccccatATCCTCCTTCCAGTCCTTCTTGTTGATGGTAttacatttgctaacctccagtcaactgggacctcaccagttagccaggactgctgctaaatgatggaaagtgtcttggtgagcacttctgccagctccctcagtacccttgggtggatcccgtctggccccatagacttgtgtgtgtctaagtggtttagcaggtcgctaaccatttccccttaGATTacgggggcttcattctgctccctgtttCCAGCTCAGGGgcctgggtacccagagaacaactggtcttactattaaagactgaagcaaagaaggttTGAAGGACCTCaaccttttcctcatccttcgtcactctgtttccccctgcatccaataaaggatggagattctccttagccctccttttgttgctaatgtatttatagaaacactttttattgtcttttatggcagtagccaaattaagttctagttgggctttggcccttctaattttctccctgcataacctcaggacatccttgtagtccacctgagtggcctgcccttcttccaaaggtcataaactctctttttttcccgGAGatccagccaaagctctctgttgagccaggccagtcttcttccccgctggctcgtctttcggcacatgggaatggcctgctcctgcacctttaagatttccttcttgaagaatgcccagccttcctggactcctttgcccttcaggactgcctcccaaggactctgtcaaccagtctcctaaacaggccaaagtctgccctccagaagtccaaggtagcagttctgctgacccccctccttacttctccttgaatcaaaaactctatcattttgtgatcgctatgcccaagacggcctccaaccatcacatcacccacaaggccttctctgttcacaaacaacaggtccagtggggcGCCTTCCgtagttggctccctcaccagctgtgtcaggaagttctcttccacacactgcGGGAACCACcgagactgtttcctctctgctgtattccagcagacatctggtaagttgaactcccccacaagaacaagggctagcgctTGTGagacctctcccagctgcttggagaatatttcgtctgcctcttcatcGTGGCTGGGTGGTCTacaacagactcccaccatgatatctgccttgttggccttcccctgattcttacccagaaacactcaaccctatcattaccatcatcaagctctagacagtcaaaacactccctaacatacagggctacccaccgcctctccttccttgcctatcccttctgaagagttcatAGCCATCCATTGCGGCACTCCAGCTGtgcaagtcatcccaccatggcatttctgtgatggcaccaagatcatagttttcctgctgcacaatggcttccagctcctcctgtttgttgcccatgctgcttgcattgatgtagatgcacttcagttgggctatcaATCCCGCCCcctttttgggggagaagccATCATTCCTacgtgaccattctcaggcgcttccgtggtttctaacacatccaTAACCCTTCCATCTTTGCTGccgcatggatctccatcccctacctccactgagatggcagaccaaaggacctcGCTAGCCCATTGTTCCATCAAACACTGGtgtgctgcccccaggcttatctctagggagcctgcttttatccctttcccccttcaactCTAGCTTGAAGCTGTTCCAATGAGCCCTGCTACCtccgtctttttttctttatggaagcagttttgacgcAGGGTGTAGGCCGACTTAACCTCAGCgacacctccaagctagatgaaccatcgtCCTTGTTATTGTTCGgtgccacttgcagagcctcgtACCTATTGTGCAAGGGCATCTGGGAGGGTGGGGTCTCGTCAGAGAGGAGACGCGCCTGCTGTACTgggcaggaacttgtcgccGTTGCCCCCTATCCCTTAAGTCCCTGTGTTcagccaggcagagagaggatAAGGAATCCTCCATCTCAtgcgtcctgtctgcctgttgggcctgtcccagggaaggtagGGTGCGATTCCAGTAGTCTATCTCTCTCTCGCACTCCCTGATACTCTGcaacctactcacctcctccctgagctctgtcactaagcggAGGAGTTCCTCTAGGTGGGCGCacctcccacagctctgctcactGCTGCCATCCGAtgctggcagaagagcagggcacaccctgcagcctgacacctgggtgCAGCATGTTCCacggagctctgtctgggaagctgcGTGAGTCGTGGTGGGTGCAGAGTTTAGAGAGGCCATGGCTTTCTGCCGGGTGGATACCATCGCTCCCTGGTcgagctggcagagcttcagcGCCGTTCCTGCACGCCCTTCCGTGTGTACTGCCATGCAATCTGCCACGCCACGCGTTTGCTGACGTGCCACACCCTGTTTGCCTGCCCTGTTCACGGTGCTCCTGGTCACTAGCGCTCCCTAAGGGCTTCTTTTATACATGTGAGGGAACTTGGCTGCCATTGCTCCTGGCCTTGCCCAGGTCTCGTCAGCTGCTGTTCTGCCAGCTGCGGGCTCCTGGAGGCTCTCTCGGCTCCCCTGAGGTTCCCCCGGTCCAGGAAACCCCCTGTGCACTGCGCTAGAGCACTCCGCTGCGGATCGTGCCAGCACCGGAGCTTCTCGCCTTGGCGACTGAGGCAACATGAGTTAGCAGTGAGCCCCAGCAGCCAAGGCGGCCAACAGTGTCCTGGCTGTATGAATAGGAGCATGGGCAGGAGATGAGGGGGAgggattctccccctccatTCAGTGCTCGCTAGACCACACGCACACTACTGCATTGAGTTGGGGGCCTCCTGcccccagtacaggaaagacattgatcagctggagcaagttcagtgaaGGGGCACCAGTACAGTcaggtgtgtgtgggtgtgcagGGGGCTGAAGAACTTTCcacctgaggaaaggctgagggaacacTGTTCAGTATGGAGATGAAAAGGCTTTGGGAAACCTCATAGGAGCGTTTCAGTACCTATCAGGCGGTTAAGAAAATAGAGCCAGACCTTCATCATCGTGCATGGTGGGAAGATGAGAGGCAAGGGAGAAAAGTTGAAAGAATgtcaggcaggagatgaggaccATGAGGTCCATGAGGTCATAACCGTGAGGTCACTtatgcactggaagaggttgccctgagaggttgtgcagtcccaatccttggaggttttcaagcctTCTTTCCCCCTAAATATCATCTCCAAACATTGAACAAAAGACTCTTGCTCATGcaagaatgaagcaaaagcCTAAGGCACCAGCaaaagctctgcctcccctgggcCCTCTCTTCCCTATGAGAGAGGTCTTCACCAACCCCACACTTCTTCCACCCTCAGCCTTTGCAGCTGCATGTGCCTGGCCTGCCCTCTTGCCTTCACTGCCATCACTTTGTACTGAGGCCTGAGGCATATCTTGGTGCTCTTACTGTAGGCTGGCACCCACCCCACACCTGGAGTCCACCTGGccatggaggcagggagaggccagGTCCACTGTGCCCggtgctgggcacagcttttTCCTAGGAATGTCCCCAAGGAGCTCTCCTCGTGTGTGCCAGCCTGCGGCCTGGCAGGGGTGGAATTGGGAcaagggctgctggggcagggctgaagtagctcagctgggagagcgTTAGACTGAAGATCTAAAGGTCCCTGGTTCAACCCCGGCTTCAGCAATGATTTTCTCCTTTGATGTTTGCAGAACCTatctgccttcttccatcctgccccagcaggatgctctcccagagcagagcgtACTGCCCATGGGGGAGGCCACCATCCCCAAGTCCCAGGGAGAGGCACTCCCTGGTGCTGAGGCCTGAAtgcagcatcctccctccagaGGTCTGTCACAGCGAGACCTCTGATGTGCCAGGGACAGCTGACAAAGCCATGCTGAGGATGGTCCCTTGTGGTGCACTGGCTCCTGAGTTGTCCAGTCACAAGCTGTCCTGAGCAGAGTTTCTTGGCCCCCTTTGCCCCCCTGCTGCAATGGTtgatgaaacacagatgtgctcctctctgggcatcGGCAGGGAGACACGCAGCACAGGGGGACCCCTTGGGGGCCCCACATGAACATCCCTCTGCATtggctccttgctgctgcaggggcacaggtCGGGACAGAAATGCCAGCCGTGGCTCCCCTGCGGTCTAGCATGGAAGGTCACCAACTCTCACACAGTGACTTCCAAACAGCCCCAGTTCAACCACTGGATGTCATTTTTGCTCTCCAAATGTACctccctctgcatttcctgagcATCACACATGCTTCTGTGTTCTCCATCTTCTCAGCACCAAACCCAAGGCTCACAGCACAAGTGTCTCAGCTGTCCCCAGTTTCCATACCCAAATCTGCTCACCCACCAGACTGGAgtgtccagctcagctgcagcccttcacAGCCATCAGTCCCttcccagaggaagaaagacctgCTCATGAGCTCCaacaagctgctgggctcccctcttGCAACCTCTTGCTGCTACAGAACCCTTCTTGCCCATCAGGAACACAGTGACAACTTTGACCCAGGacatctccctctgtcttcagtctcagcctctccccagtcaCCCAGTCAGGCCAAGGAATGGCACAGACTGGCCTATAGTCCCACAGCAACGTGCATGTTCTAAACCCGTGCATTTCTGCTGCCTCATAGCTGGCTCCCCAGGCATGCACCTCCAGGGAAGTCTGGCTTTTGTTGTGCCTGAGcacaagggagaggagggagagggagacacCATCTGAACAAGCAAAGTTACTGTCTTGCCAGCTTTGAGCATGAGCTTGCAAATACTTGGCCACAGGGGTAGTGCCTGCAGGATTATCATTGCTCCAAAAGAGTCCTTCTAGGTTGTTCTTGAGCAAGAATGGGAAAGTCATTGCCGGGATGGGCTTTGAGGACCAtgtgtgcaaagcagaagaaaggagcagTCCATCCTCTTAAGGCCACTCAACCACTCCAGAAGTTCATGGTGACTGTGGTCTGGTTTTGATTGCCCCAaaccctctctgccaggcaggggctcagcagggaaaaatctATGGCACTGGGAAAAATCTATGGCACTGGGCAACACAATTGCCCCAGCTGTACCACCATGGGGACACCGTCCCTGTGTGTGGTCAAACCGTTGCCCTTTGAGTTAACAGCTGAACACGCTCAGCCACCCTGCCACAGagaccccagccagggctgtcccagggcactgctttgctgtcaggacAGGCCTCAGTGCTGAAGGAGTGGGAAGGTCCCTGAGCCCAAGCCACATGCGCAGCCCCATGGAGGTGGAAGCCTGCCCTTCAGCTCACCTCCAGGGATGTtgggggacagaggggtgcagggagaggcccagtgcctggaggaggGGATGTAAGATTTCTGCCCCCATGTCCCCTCCCCCACATGCCCTGGGGTGCCATCAGAGGCTGGGGGCACCTCCCTCAGGGAGGGCATTTCCCTCACCCTGTTGCACGGCTCCTGCTGCGGAGTTGGGACAGGTGTGGCCAGAGGGGTGTTGCCCTGGGCGTCAGAGGAGGCTCAGCCTGTGTCCCAGAACATGGCtctgcaccctgtgctggggcagtggggagcagagctgcctcctaaCCATTGTGGGAGGTAATCCATGGGCCTTGATCccacctggggctggctggggtgttCAGGTCACTGCAGCCACCTTAGCGCTCTCTTCTGTGAGACAAAAGCCCAGGGCTTCCCCTCTCCTGGCAGCTCTGTCGTGGCCTCTGCGCTGTGGGACCAGCGGGGCCCAGGcaggggaaagagcagctggaacCCAAGGGTGAGGAAatgggtgctgctgctgaggtgcATTACGGGACCTATCAGAGAGCCATTTGGACTCGAAAGtgcctgtggccagcaggatggAAATGTCTCTGTCAGCAGGATTATTCCCCAGGGACCATGGGCTCtcgcagccccacagcctgacCCCGAGCCTGCGCCCCTTCCGCACCGCCACGtccttcttctctgctccccctggTGAGCCTCAGGGAGACACCCCAAAACCTGGGCAGGCAAGCACCAGCTGTGGGTCAAAGCCCTCAGAgacttttaataagaagaaatctggaTGCACAGCAAAAAGAGGGGAATAAAAGAGGGGAAACTCCAGGTGGTTTCTGCTGCCCATGGGTCAAGGGAGACAGTTCCCATGTGCTCACAGCTCTCCAGCTGCACAGACCTCTCCTCCATCCcggctgcacccagctgcacagcagggatgggctcTCCTGGCCTGGGGCTCAGGGACTGTTGTGCACAGAGCTCCACTGTCACAGCCTTTGTGTCCTCACGGGGATGTGCCAGAGACACCTCTTCAGCATCATCATAACCCATGCTCGCCAGGG contains:
- the LOC127026044 gene encoding olfactory receptor 14A16-like, with product MSNGSSTTEFLLLAFADMWELQLLHFWLFLGIYLAALLGNDLIITAIACDHHLHTPMYFFLLNLSLLDLGSISTTLPKARANSLWDTRAISYLGCAAQVFLFVFLMSAEFYLLTVMAYNRYIPICKPLHYGTLLGSRACVHMATAAWGSGFLRALLHTANTFSLPLCQGNALNQFFCEIPQILKLSCSHSYLREVGLLVVSVCFSLACFVFIVLSYVQIFRAVLRIPSEQGQHKAFSTCLPHLAVVSLFLSTGMFAYLKAPSISSPSLDLVVSFLYSVVPPAVNPLIYSMRNRRSRMP